In Populus trichocarpa isolate Nisqually-1 chromosome 16, P.trichocarpa_v4.1, whole genome shotgun sequence, a genomic segment contains:
- the LOC7484000 gene encoding zinc finger A20 and AN1 domain-containing stress-associated protein 8 yields the protein MESHDETGCQAPEGPILCINNCGFFGSAATMNMCSKCHKDIILNQQQAQLAASSIESIVNGNSSGNGKEPVVAGAVDVQAAPVEVKIISTEPSIASSKPSEMKAKEGPSRCTACRKRVGLTGFGCRCGNLFCAIHRYSDKHDCPFDYRTAARDAIAKANPVVKAEKLDKI from the coding sequence ATGGAGTCTCATGATGAGACTGGATGCCAAGCTCCAGAGGGCCCCATCCTCTGCATTAACAACTGTGGCTTCTTTGGAAGTGCTGCTACCATGAACATGTGTTCCAAGTGCCACAAGGACATCATCCTGAACCAGCAACAAGCCCAACTGGCAGCATCATCCATTGAAAGCATTGTGAATGGAAACTCTAGCGGGAATGGAAAAGAACCTGTGGTTGCTGGTGCCGTTGATGTACAAGCTGCACCTGTAGAGGTGAAAATCATCTCCACAGAACCATCCATTGCTTCAAGCAAGCCTTCTGAGATGAAGGCAAAAGAGGGACCTAGTAGGTGTACCGCTTGCCGAAAGCGTGTTGGTTTAACAGGTTTCGGTTGTAGATGTGGAAACCTGTTCTGTGCAATTCATCGTTACTCTGACAAGCATGACTGTCCCTTTGATTATCGGACTGCTGCTCGTGATGCTATTGCTAAAGCCAACCCAGTTGTCAAGGCAGAGAAGCTTGATAAGATCTAA